Proteins encoded in a region of the Chitinivorax sp. B genome:
- a CDS encoding STM4015 family protein, with protein MTIGDHQTIFHGKKVADFRPDEPLLLDTTVYRIAVEYDDETSVEDLLNQFLDLADKSKLDALIIGIWADAYESSPQPVLDLLVERSAELSALRALFVGDITYEECEISWIIQGRYKPLLDAFPQLEVLRIRGSSSLEIEPFEHANLRQLTIECGGLPSDIVNNLAKSRLPKLDHLELWLGTDDYGFDGGIKPYEQLLTTLDASRLRYLGLKDAEIADEVAIYVATQPWLAKLETLDLSMGTLSDIGAEALFNSEYVRSLKRLDVSHHYMSDAWMEKLTELPIEVIADEQQEAEEDDWRYVAVGE; from the coding sequence ATGACCATTGGTGATCATCAGACAATATTCCATGGCAAGAAGGTGGCCGATTTCCGTCCAGACGAACCACTGTTGCTGGATACCACGGTGTATCGCATTGCCGTTGAATATGATGACGAGACTTCGGTGGAGGATCTGCTGAATCAGTTTCTGGACCTGGCTGACAAGAGCAAGCTGGATGCCCTGATCATCGGCATCTGGGCCGACGCTTACGAGTCATCACCCCAGCCGGTACTGGATTTACTGGTTGAACGCAGTGCCGAGCTATCGGCGTTGCGTGCGTTGTTTGTCGGTGATATCACCTATGAAGAGTGTGAAATCTCGTGGATCATTCAGGGTCGCTACAAGCCATTGCTGGATGCTTTCCCGCAGCTTGAAGTTTTGCGTATTCGTGGTTCCAGTTCATTGGAGATCGAACCATTCGAGCACGCTAATCTACGTCAACTGACCATTGAATGCGGTGGTTTGCCATCAGACATTGTCAACAATCTGGCGAAATCCCGGTTGCCCAAACTGGATCATCTGGAACTGTGGCTGGGGACGGATGACTATGGCTTTGATGGTGGAATCAAGCCATATGAGCAATTGCTGACAACATTGGATGCCTCGCGCTTGCGTTATCTGGGCCTGAAAGATGCCGAAATTGCTGATGAGGTCGCGATCTATGTCGCCACCCAGCCTTGGTTGGCCAAGCTAGAGACGCTCGATTTGTCGATGGGGACCTTGAGCGACATTGGGGCCGAGGCATTGTTCAATAGTGAATATGTGCGTTCCCTGAAACGGCTGGATGTATCGCATCACTACATGAGCGATGCGTGGATGGAAAAACTGACCGAACTGCCAATTGAGGTAATCGCAGACGAGCAGCAAGAAGCTGAAGAGGATGACTGGCGCTATGTGGCAGTGGGCGAGTAA
- a CDS encoding STM4014 family protein, which yields MRLVLLAHPAHPRVTSLQQVLVAQHLPPAVVVSYRDWLTDPTMLLAALQAPCWLKLEAPGEAEQMSDVLIARGAAASGQVTPPALRHGELAHSAWWFRGFADALRELEVALWQRPWVRCVNPPATILAMCDKLACQQRLQQHGIDTPLLLGAVTGFADLQAQMQQQAIRRVFVKPRYGSSASGVVALETDGRGRFAATTSVEMQTSPTPQLFNSLHIRRYRDQAVAVLIDALTPNALYAEAWVPKPRSGNQRFDIRMVTLAGQPTHRVVRLSHHPMTNLHLGNQRGSVENYLSLAAIERMEATTDLVAACFPESHVAGIDMIVTERRCHVLEVNAFGDWLPQLQWRGKTVHEAQVAALFAAVPGVIAPF from the coding sequence ATGCGGTTGGTGTTATTGGCCCATCCAGCCCATCCGCGCGTGACCAGTTTGCAGCAGGTGTTGGTGGCGCAACATTTGCCACCCGCTGTCGTGGTGTCCTATCGTGACTGGTTGACCGACCCGACCATGTTGTTGGCAGCGCTGCAGGCTCCATGTTGGTTGAAATTGGAAGCCCCGGGCGAGGCTGAACAGATGTCGGATGTATTGATTGCCCGTGGTGCCGCCGCCAGTGGGCAAGTAACACCACCAGCATTAAGACATGGAGAGCTGGCCCATAGTGCCTGGTGGTTCCGCGGTTTTGCCGACGCATTGCGGGAGTTGGAAGTCGCGTTGTGGCAACGTCCCTGGGTTCGTTGTGTGAACCCGCCTGCCACCATTTTGGCCATGTGTGACAAATTGGCCTGCCAGCAGCGTTTGCAACAGCATGGTATAGATACGCCATTACTGCTTGGGGCGGTCACCGGCTTTGCCGATCTGCAGGCACAGATGCAACAACAGGCAATACGACGGGTCTTCGTCAAGCCGCGTTATGGGTCGTCGGCATCGGGTGTCGTGGCATTGGAAACCGATGGTAGAGGCCGTTTTGCCGCTACCACCTCAGTCGAGATGCAAACCAGCCCGACGCCGCAGTTGTTCAATTCGCTACATATTCGGCGCTATCGCGATCAGGCCGTGGCAGTACTGATTGATGCGCTGACGCCCAATGCGTTGTACGCCGAAGCCTGGGTACCCAAGCCGCGATCTGGAAATCAACGCTTTGATATTCGAATGGTGACATTGGCCGGTCAACCGACTCATCGGGTAGTGCGGCTGTCTCACCACCCGATGACCAATTTGCACTTGGGCAATCAGCGCGGCAGTGTGGAGAATTATTTGTCCCTGGCTGCCATCGAGCGCATGGAGGCGACGACAGACCTTGTCGCTGCTTGTTTTCCCGAAAGCCATGTGGCGGGCATTGACATGATTGTCACCGAGCGACGTTGCCACGTGTTGGAAGTCAATGCATTCGGCGACTGGTTGCCGCAGCTGCAGTGGCGAGGTAAAACCGTACATGAAGCACAGGTGGCTGCTTTGTTTGCCGCTGTGCCCGGTGTGATAGCCCCTTTTTGA
- a CDS encoding ribonuclease E inhibitor RraB → MIELRQLEAMFDNVRANTDWNMDGLMMWGYFFTDRSEEKLEAIIPVLMKLGYRYVDLYIPELEDDQEPFFFLHVEKEDIHSPATLHERNLQFYALAEEYGLDSYDGMDVGPVQRH, encoded by the coding sequence ATGATTGAATTGCGTCAACTCGAAGCCATGTTTGACAACGTGCGCGCTAATACCGACTGGAATATGGATGGCCTGATGATGTGGGGCTATTTCTTCACCGATCGGTCCGAAGAAAAACTGGAAGCCATCATTCCAGTGCTGATGAAGCTGGGGTATCGCTATGTTGATCTATATATTCCGGAGCTGGAAGACGATCAGGAGCCGTTCTTCTTTCTGCACGTGGAAAAAGAGGATATTCATTCGCCTGCAACGTTGCATGAGCGTAATTTGCAGTTCTATGCCCTGGCGGAGGAATATGGGCTGGACAGTTATGATGGAATGGACGTCGGCCCGGTTCAACGACACTGA